In Odontesthes bonariensis isolate fOdoBon6 chromosome 6, fOdoBon6.hap1, whole genome shotgun sequence, one genomic interval encodes:
- the scarb2a gene encoding lysosome membrane protein 2a isoform X2 gives MTRRSCAIYATGIVCAHLLIVGIALVVAQVFQTMIHSRLKKELTLTEKSPVFESWKNPPPPVYMEYYFFNVSNPEEFLAGGKASVKQIGPYTYREYRPRENVTFLENGTKVYALNPKTFVFVPEKSAGNPEVDIVRTVNIPFVAVMNELSSYSFFLRTVVSMYMNSLGVELFMTRTVHEVLWGFKDPVLTKLHSLKPEVDEYFGLMWKKNGTHEGEFVFHTGEQNYLDYGKIDTWNGLRKMSWWSSNQSNMINGTDGAVFHPLINRNELLYIFAADLCRSIHLAYVEDVDVKGIQAYRFAPPNDVLMNPKVNPANAGFCVPAGECLGTGVLKVSVCREGAPIVVSFPHFYQADPMYINAVDGLNPNKEEHETYLDLQPTTGVPIRACKRAQLNIILKRVQGFPKTKFINETIFPIMFVNETATIDEDSAAQMRTLLLLVTLVSNFPLLIVGMGIILLLVLVVLFCRNRLKKTAKDETAYTQVSDKLEEPSETAATQPMRNGSYIAMSPVEAQKC, from the exons ATGACCCGGAGATCCTGTGCCATTTACGCCACCGGCATCGTCTGCGCTCACCTCCTGATAGTGGGGATCGCCCTGGTCGTGGCTCAAGTCTTTCAAACAATGATCCACAGCCGGTTAAAAAAG GAACTTACATTGACGGAGAAGAGCCCAGTTTTTGAGTCCTGGAAAAATCCACCTCCGCCTGTTTACATGGAGTATTACTTCTTCAACGTGTCTAATCCTGAGGAGTTCCTAGCAGGCGGGAAGGCGTCTGTTAAACAGATCGGCCCTTATACTTACAG GGAATACAGGCCACGGGAAAATGTAACTTTCCTGGAAAATGGCACCAAGGTCTACGCCCTGAACCCAAAAACTTTTGTCTTTGTGCCTGAGAAGTCTGCTGGTAACCCAGAGGTTGACATCGTCAGGACCGTCAACATCCCATTTGTG GCGGTGATGAACGAGCTGAGCTCTTACTCCTTTTTTCTGAGAACTGTTGTTTCCATGTACATGAACAGCCTGGGCGTCGAGCTGTTTATGACCCGCACCGTCCACGAAGTTCTCTGGGGCTTCAAAGACCCTGTGCTCACAAAGCTCCACTCCTTGAAACCTGAAGTGGATGAATATTTTGGGCTGATGTGGAAG aaaaatggCACACATGAAGGAGAGTTTGTGTTCCACACCGGCGAGCAGAACTACTTGGATTATGGCAAGATCGACACGTGGAATGGCCTGAG GAAAATGTCGTGGTGGTCTTCCAATCAGAGCAACATGATCAACGGAACCGACGGCGCCGTCTTCCACCCGCTGATAAACAGGAACGAGCTGCTCTACATCTTTGCTGCAGATCTCTGCCG CTCTATTCATTTAGCTTACGTGGAGGACGTGGACGTGAAAGGGATCCAGGCTTACCGCTTTGCCCCCCCCAATGACGTCCTCATGAACCCCAAAGTCAATCCCGCCAACGCAGGCTTCTGCGTGCCAGCAGGAGAATGTCTCGGCACCGGGGTGCTCAAAGTCAGCGTTTGTCGAGAAG GTGCTCCCATCGTGGTTTCCTTCCCCCACTTTTATCAAGCAGACCCTATGTACATTAATGCTGTCGATGGGCTTAACCCCAACAAGGAAGAGCACGAGACCTACCTGGACTTGCAGCCG ACGACAGGGGTCCCTATCCGTGCCTGTAAGAGAGCTCAGCTCAATATCATTCTAAAGAGAGTCCAAGGCTTCCC CAAAACTAAGTTCATCAATGAGACCATTTTCCCCATTATGTTCGTCAATGAG ACGGCAACTATTGACGAAGACTCAGCAGCTCAGATGAGGACGCTGCTCCTACTTGTGACTCTTGTGTCGAATTTCCCCTTGCTCATCGTGGGCATGGGCATCATCCTGCTGCTGGTGCTCGTTGTCTTGTTCTGCCGAAACCGCCTGAAGAAG ACGGCAAAAGATGAGACGGCATACACTCAGGTCAGCGACAAACTAGAGGAGCCGTCGGAAACGGCAGCCACCCAGCCGATGAGGAATGGCTCGTACATTGCCATGTCTCCAGTAGAGGCGCAGAAGTGTTGA
- the scarb2a gene encoding lysosome membrane protein 2a isoform X1 — protein sequence MTRRSCAIYATGIVCAHLLIVGIALVVAQVFQTMIHSRLKKELTLTEKSPVFESWKNPPPPVYMEYYFFNVSNPEEFLAGGKASVKQIGPYTYREYRPRENVTFLENGTKVYALNPKTFVFVPEKSAGNPEVDIVRTVNIPFVAVMNELSSYSFFLRTVVSMYMNSLGVELFMTRTVHEVLWGFKDPVLTKLHSLKPEVDEYFGLMWKKNGTHEGEFVFHTGEQNYLDYGKIDTWNGLRKMSWWSSNQSNMINGTDGAVFHPLINRNELLYIFAADLCRSIHLAYVEDVDVKGIQAYRFAPPNDVLMNPKVNPANAGFCVPAGECLGTGVLKVSVCREGAPIVVSFPHFYQADPMYINAVDGLNPNKEEHETYLDLQPTTGVPIRACKRAQLNIILKRVQGFPKTKFINETIFPIMFVNETATIDEDSAAQMRTLLLLVTLVSNFPLLIVGMGIILLLVLVVLFCRNRLKKNEVKRIDFTEAFHSFTTAKDETAYTQVSDKLEEPSETAATQPMRNGSYIAMSPVEAQKC from the exons ATGACCCGGAGATCCTGTGCCATTTACGCCACCGGCATCGTCTGCGCTCACCTCCTGATAGTGGGGATCGCCCTGGTCGTGGCTCAAGTCTTTCAAACAATGATCCACAGCCGGTTAAAAAAG GAACTTACATTGACGGAGAAGAGCCCAGTTTTTGAGTCCTGGAAAAATCCACCTCCGCCTGTTTACATGGAGTATTACTTCTTCAACGTGTCTAATCCTGAGGAGTTCCTAGCAGGCGGGAAGGCGTCTGTTAAACAGATCGGCCCTTATACTTACAG GGAATACAGGCCACGGGAAAATGTAACTTTCCTGGAAAATGGCACCAAGGTCTACGCCCTGAACCCAAAAACTTTTGTCTTTGTGCCTGAGAAGTCTGCTGGTAACCCAGAGGTTGACATCGTCAGGACCGTCAACATCCCATTTGTG GCGGTGATGAACGAGCTGAGCTCTTACTCCTTTTTTCTGAGAACTGTTGTTTCCATGTACATGAACAGCCTGGGCGTCGAGCTGTTTATGACCCGCACCGTCCACGAAGTTCTCTGGGGCTTCAAAGACCCTGTGCTCACAAAGCTCCACTCCTTGAAACCTGAAGTGGATGAATATTTTGGGCTGATGTGGAAG aaaaatggCACACATGAAGGAGAGTTTGTGTTCCACACCGGCGAGCAGAACTACTTGGATTATGGCAAGATCGACACGTGGAATGGCCTGAG GAAAATGTCGTGGTGGTCTTCCAATCAGAGCAACATGATCAACGGAACCGACGGCGCCGTCTTCCACCCGCTGATAAACAGGAACGAGCTGCTCTACATCTTTGCTGCAGATCTCTGCCG CTCTATTCATTTAGCTTACGTGGAGGACGTGGACGTGAAAGGGATCCAGGCTTACCGCTTTGCCCCCCCCAATGACGTCCTCATGAACCCCAAAGTCAATCCCGCCAACGCAGGCTTCTGCGTGCCAGCAGGAGAATGTCTCGGCACCGGGGTGCTCAAAGTCAGCGTTTGTCGAGAAG GTGCTCCCATCGTGGTTTCCTTCCCCCACTTTTATCAAGCAGACCCTATGTACATTAATGCTGTCGATGGGCTTAACCCCAACAAGGAAGAGCACGAGACCTACCTGGACTTGCAGCCG ACGACAGGGGTCCCTATCCGTGCCTGTAAGAGAGCTCAGCTCAATATCATTCTAAAGAGAGTCCAAGGCTTCCC CAAAACTAAGTTCATCAATGAGACCATTTTCCCCATTATGTTCGTCAATGAG ACGGCAACTATTGACGAAGACTCAGCAGCTCAGATGAGGACGCTGCTCCTACTTGTGACTCTTGTGTCGAATTTCCCCTTGCTCATCGTGGGCATGGGCATCATCCTGCTGCTGGTGCTCGTTGTCTTGTTCTGCCGAAACCGCCTGAAGAAG AATGAAGTAAAACGTATTGATTTTACTGAAGCTTTTCATTCTTTTACT ACGGCAAAAGATGAGACGGCATACACTCAGGTCAGCGACAAACTAGAGGAGCCGTCGGAAACGGCAGCCACCCAGCCGATGAGGAATGGCTCGTACATTGCCATGTCTCCAGTAGAGGCGCAGAAGTGTTGA